Proteins encoded together in one Lathyrus oleraceus cultivar Zhongwan6 chromosome 5, CAAS_Psat_ZW6_1.0, whole genome shotgun sequence window:
- the LOC127080990 gene encoding non-specific lipid-transfer protein 1-like: MEKKYVSLFMVVVVLGMMVSKFEARQIDDITCPEALLSLLPCLPFLQGTGGATPPKNCCDGANSLNQKANTTPIRRDVCNCLKPAASRFGVKLDKSKQLPQLCNITLSVPFDPSIDCNTVQ; encoded by the exons ATGGAGAAGAAATATGTTTCTCTTTTCATGGTTGTGGTGGTTCTAGGAATGATGGTATCAAAATTTGAAGCACGTCAAATTGACGACATTACATGCCCCGAGGCTCTTTTGTCCTTGTTGCCATGTCTTCCCTTTTTGCAAGGAACTGGAGGTGCTACACCACCTAAAAACTGTTGTGATGGAGCAAATAGTTTAAATCAAAAGGCAAACACCACCCCGATTCGAAGGGATGTTTGCAATTGTCTCAAACCCGCAGCATCGAGATTTGGAGTTAAACTTGACAAATCAAAACAACTACCACAACTTTGTAACATTACTCTGTCGGTTCCTTTTGATCCTAGCATTGATTGCAACAC GGTTCAATAA
- the LOC127080989 gene encoding non-specific lipid-transfer protein 1-like: MEKKYVSLFMVVMVLGMMVSKFEARQIDDITCPEALLSLLPCLPFLQGTGGATPPKNCCDGANTLNQKANTTPIRRDVCNCLKPAASRFGVKPDKSKQLPQLCNITLSVPFDPSIDCNTVQ, translated from the exons ATGGAGAAGAAATATGTTTCTCTTTTCATGGTTGTGATGGTTCTAGGAATGATGGTATCAAAATTTGAAGCACGTCAAATTGACGACATTACATGCCCCGAGGCTCTTTTGTCCTTGTTGCCATGTCTTCCCTTTTTGCAAGGAACTGGAGGTGCTACACCACCTAAAAACTGTTGTGATGGAGCAAATACTTTAAATCAAAAGGCAAACACCACCCCGATTCGAAGGGATGTTTGCAATTGTCTCAAACCCGCAGCATCGAGATTTGGAGTTAAACCTGACAAATCAAAACAACTACCACAACTTTGTAACATTACTCTGTCGGTTCCTTTTGATCCTAGCATTGATTGCAACAC GGTTCAATAA
- the LOC127080991 gene encoding non-specific lipid-transfer protein 1-like: MEKKYVSLFMVVMVLGMMVSKFEARQIDDITCPEALLSLLPCLPFLQGTGGATPPKNCCDGANSLNQKANTTPIRRDVCNCLKPAASRFGVKPDKSKQLPQLCNITLSVPFDPSIDCNTVQ; this comes from the exons ATGGAGAAGAAATATGTTTCTCTTTTCATGGTTGTGATGGTTCTAGGAATGATGGTATCAAAATTTGAAGCACGTCAAATTGACGACATTACATGCCCCGAGGCTCTTTTGTCCTTGTTGCCATGTCTTCCCTTTTTGCAAGGAACTGGAGGTGCTACACCACCTAAAAACTGTTGTGATGGAGCAAATAGTTTAAATCAAAAGGCCAACACCACCCCGATTCGAAGGGATGTTTGCAATTGTCTCAAACCCGCAGCATCGAGATTTGGAGTTAAACCTGACAAATCAAAACAACTACCACAACTTTGTAACATTACTCTGTCGGTTCCTTTTGATCCTAGCATTGATTGCAACAC GGTTCAATAA
- the LOC127080988 gene encoding non-specific lipid-transfer protein 1-like yields the protein MEKKYVSLFMVVMVLGMMVSKFEARQIDDITCPEALLSLLPCLPFLQGTGGATPPKNCCDGANTLNQKANTTPIRRDVCNCLKPAASRFGVKPDKSKQLPQLCNITLSVPFDPSIDCNTVQ from the exons ATGGAGAAGAAATATGTTTCTCTTTTCATGGTTGTGATGGTTCTAGGAATGATGGTATCAAAATTTGAAGCACGTCAAATTGACGACATTACATGCCCCGAGGCTCTTTTGTCCTTGTTGCCATGTCTTCCCTTTTTGCAAGGAACTGGAGGTGCTACACCACCTAAAAACTGTTGTGATGGAGCAAATACTTTAAATCAAAAGGCCAACACCACCCCGATTCGAAGGGATGTTTGCAATTGTCTCAAACCCGCAGCATCGAGATTTGGAGTTAAACCTGACAAATCAAAACAACTACCACAACTTTGTAACATTACTCTGTCGGTTCCTTTTGATCCTAGCATTGATTGCAACAC GGTTCAATAA